One genomic window of Arachis stenosperma cultivar V10309 chromosome 10, arast.V10309.gnm1.PFL2, whole genome shotgun sequence includes the following:
- the LOC130955528 gene encoding palmitoyl-acyl carrier protein thioesterase, chloroplastic-like: protein MVATAATSSFFPVTSRTGGEGGGGIPASLGGGLKQNHRSSSVKANAHAPSKINGTATKVPKSMESMKLESSSTTGANAPRTFINQIPDWSMLLAAITTAFLAAEKQWMMIDWKPKRSDVLSDPFGIGRIVQDGLAFRQNFSIRSYEIGADKTASIETLMNHLQETALNHVKTAGLLGDGFGSTPEMCKKNLIWVVTRMQVEVDRYPTWGDVVQVDTWVSASGKNGMRRDWIIRDANTGEILTRASSIWVMMNKVTRRLSKIPEEVRQEIASYFVDSPPVVEEDNRKLSKLDDTADHIRRGLSPRWSDLDVNQHVNNVKYIGWLLESAPQAILESHELRAMTLEYRRECGKDSVLDSLTDVSGADIGNLAGGGSLECKHLLRLEDGGEIVRGRTEWRPKPVNNFGAMNQVFPAEN from the exons ATGGTTGCTACTGCTGCTACGTCGTCGTTTTTCCCTGTGACGTCACGAACCggtggagaaggaggaggaggaatcCCTGCCAGCCTCGGCGGAGGGCTCAAACAAAATCACAGGTCTTCAAGTGTTAAGGCCAATGCGCATGCTCCTTCAAAGATCAACGGAACCGCCACAAAGGTTCCAAAATCCATGGAGAGCATGAAGCTGGAATCCTCGTCGACGACCGGGGCTAATGCGCCGAGGACTTTCATTAACCAGATTCCGGATTGGAGCATGCTGCTGGCCGCCATCACGACAGCCTTCCTTGCGGCGGAGAAGCAGTGGATGATGATTGATTGGAAGCCGAAGCGATCCGATGTGCTATCTGATCCATTTGGTATTGGGAGGATTGTGCAGGATGGGCTTGCTTTCAGGCAAAATTTCTCCATTCGATCTTACGAGATAGGCGCCGATAAGACCGCGTCTATAGAGACGCTAATGAATCATTTGCAG GAAACTGCACTTAATCATGTTAAGACTGCTGGGCTTCTTGGTGATGGCTTTGGTTCGACGCCAGAAATGTGTAAGAAGAACCTGATATGGGTTGTGACTCGGATGCAAGTTGAAGTTGATCGTTACCCAACATG GGGAGATGTAGTTCAAGTTGACACTTGGGTTTCTGCATCAGGGAAAAATGGTATGCGTCGTGATTGGATCATACGTGACGCCAATACGGGTGAAATCTTGACAAGAGCCTCCAG TATTTGGGTCATGATGAATAAAGTGACAAGGAGACTATCCAAAATTCCAGAAGAAGTCAGGCAAGAGATTGCGTCATATTTTGTGGATTCTCCTCCAGTTGTCGAAGAGGATAACAGAAAACTGTCAAAACTTGATGATACTGCAGATCATATTCGTCGTGGTCTAAGT CCTAGATGGAGTGATCTAGATGTTAATCAGCATGTTAACAATGTGAAGTACATTGGCTGGCTTCTGGAG AGTGCTCCACAGGCAATCTTGGAGAGTCATGAGCTGCGAGCCATGACTCTGGAGTACAGGAGGGAGTGTGGCAAGGACAGTGTGCTGGATTCCCTAACCGATGTCTCTGGTGCTGATATCGGGAACTTAGCTGGCGGCGGATCTCTCGAGTGCAAACACTTGCTTAGGCTTGAAGATGGTGGTGAGATTGTGAGGGGTAGGACTGAATGGAGGCCCAAGCCTGTGAACAACTTTGGTGCTATGAATCAGGTTTTTCCAGCAGAAAACTGA
- the LOC130955617 gene encoding enolase 1, chloroplastic codes for MALSFTPQTTKTVSQTPSFIASRPVAPPKSVPFRNSRRSIAVRASASVASPSAAAVTATRECSVKSLKARQIVDSRGNPTVEVDLVTDQLYRSAVPSGASTGIYEALELRDGDKSVYGGKGVLNAVRNINEVLAPKLLGVDVRNQADVDAIMLEIDGTPNKSKLGANAILGVSLSVCRAGAGARGVPLYKHIQEISGTKELVMPVPAFNVINGGSHAGNNLAMQEFMILPVGATSFSEALRMGSEVYHVLKGIIKAKYGQDACNVGDEGGFAPNVQDNREGLVLLIDAIEKAGYAGKIKIGMDVAASEFYTKDGKYDLNFKKQPNDGAHVLSAQSLCNLYKDFVKEFPIVSIEDPFDQDDWGSWASLQSSVDIQLVGDDLLVTNPKRIAEAIQKKACNGLLLKVNQIGTVTESIQAALDSKAAGWGVMVSHRSGETEDNFIADLSVGLASGQIKTGAPCRSERLAKYNQLLRIEEELGSVRYAGEAFRSP; via the exons ATGGCTTTGAGTTTCACGCCCCAAACCACCAAAACCGTTTCCCAAACACCTTCCTTTATTGCCTCCAGGCCGGTAGCGCCGCCGAAGTCTGTGCCGTTTCGCAACTCGCGACGATCAATCGCGGTGCGTGCCTCGGCCTCTGTGGCGTCTCCGTCTGCAGCGGCGGTGACGGCGACGCGGGAGTGTTCTGTGAAGTCGCTGAAGGCGAGGCAGATCGTGGATAGCAGGGGAAACCCGACGGTGGAGGTGGATCTGGTGACCGACCAGCTGTACCGATCGGCGGTGCCGAGTGGCGCCTCCACGGGGATCTACGAGGCGCTGGAGCTGAGGGATGGTGATAAGAGCGTTTATGGAGGAAAAGGAGTGCTTAATGCTGTTAGGAACATCAATGAGGTCTTGGCTCCTAAGCTTCTTGGCGTTGATGTTAG GAATCAAGCAGATGTGGATGCTATCATGCTGGAAATAGATGGAACTCCTAACAAGTCAAAGCTAGGGGCTAATGCAATATTGGGAGTTTCGCTGAGCGTGTGTAGAGCTGGTGCAGGAGCAAGAGGAGTGCCTCTATACAAACATATCCAGGAAATTTCTGGAACAAAAGAACTTGTAATGCCAGTTCCAGCTTTTAATGTTATAAATGGGGGTAGTCATGCTGGAAATAATCTGGCCATGCAAGAATTTATGATACTACCAGTTGGAGCTACTTCGTTTTCTGAGGCACTCCGCATGGGTAGTGAAG TTTATCATGTATTGAAGGGTATTATCAAGGCAAAATATGGACAAGATGCATGTAACGTCGGAGACGAAGGAGGATTTGCTCCCAATGTTCAGGATAACAGGGAGGGGCTAGTTTTACTCATTGATGCTATTGAGAAGGCTGGTTACGCTGGCAAG ATTAAAATAGGTATGGATGTTGCAGCTTCAGAGTTTTACACAAAGGAtggaaaatatgatttgaactTCAAGAAACAGCCAAATGATGGAGCTCATGTTCTCTCTGCCCAGAGTCTTTGCAATCTTTATAAAGACTTTGTGAAGGAATTTCCCATTGTGTCAATTGAGGATCCATTTGATCAAGATGACTGGGGTTCATGGGCTTCACTACAGTCTTCAGTTGATATTCAACTTGTAGGAGATGATTTACTTGTTACAAACCCGAAGAGAATAGCTGAAGCCATCCAGAAGAAGGCTTGCAATGGTTTGCTTCTAAAG GTTAACCAGATTGGCACAGTGACAGAATCTATTCAGGCTGCACTTGACTCAAAGGCAGCAGGCTGGGGTGTCATGGTTAGTCATCGGAGTGGTGAGACTGAAGATAACTTCATTGCTGATCTCTCTGTCGGCTTGGCCAGTGGACAG ATTAAGACTGGTGCACCGTGCCGAAGTGAGCGATTGGCAAAGTATAATCAG CTTCTTCGCATTGAAGAGGAACTTGGAAGCGTGCGATATGCTGGTGAAGCCTTCAGATCCCCTTAG
- the LOC130954692 gene encoding plant cysteine oxidase 3 gives MVFSLFRRYLSMGRHSHTSNKVQALYDHCNAIFSPSSTPPPSSQALHKLSSILDTVQPSDVGLSEETTDDDRGHGFFGINQLNRAARWAQPITYIDILESDSFTMCIFCFPTSSVIPLHDHPGMTVFSKILYGSLHVKAYDWVEPPCTVESKGPGHPQVRLAKLAVDKVMTAPCETSVLYPKHGGNLHCFTAVTPCAVLDILSPPYREDEGRKCTYYHDYPYSTFSTQNGPKICDGEEEEYAWLVEIGTPADLYMRSREYTGPAIQL, from the exons ATGGTCTTCTCGTTATTCCGCAGATACTTGAGCATGGGCCGCCATAGCCACACCTCAAACAAGGTTCAGGCTCTCTACGACCACTGCAACGCCATTTTCTCCCCTTCCTCAACGCCACCACCTTCTTCGCAAGCTTTGCACAAGCTCTCTTCAATTCTcg ATACTGTCCAACCATCAGATGTTGGGCTTTCGGAGGAAACTACAGATGATGATCGAGGGCATGGGTTTTTTGGAATTAATCAACTGAATAGGGCAGCTCGATGGGCTCAACCAATAACTTATATTGACATTCTCGAGTCCGATAGTTTTACG ATGTGTATATtctgttttcccacttcttcgGTTATACCACTGCATGACCATCCTGGCATGACTGTATTTAGCAAAATTCTCTACGGCTCTTTGCATGTGAAAGCTTATGATTGGGTTGAACCTCCCTGCACTGTAGAAAGCAAGGGACCAGGACATCCTCAAG TTAGACTGGCCAAGTTAGCTGTTGATAAGGTCATGACTGCACCATGCGAGACATCGGTTTTATATCCAAAGCATGGTGGAAATCTGCACTGTTTCACAGCAGTAACACCTTGTGCTGTGCTAGACATTCTTTCACCTCCTTATAGAGAAGATGAAGGAAGGAAGTGTACTTACTATCATGATTATCCATATTCAACATTCT CAACACAAAATGGCCCTAAGATATGCGACGGCGAAGAGGAGGAATATGCTTGGCTTGTAGAGATAGGAACGCCTGCGGATCTTTATATGCGCTCAAGAGAGTACACTGGTCCGGCTATCCAGCTTTAG